One segment of Longimicrobium sp. DNA contains the following:
- a CDS encoding autorepressor SdpR family transcription factor, with protein MLDTTMRALADPTRREILKALRKGDLAAGEIAARFPMTAASVSHHLAVLKDAGLVKAERNGRSLIYSLESTVFQEFLQEMMELFGTGREP; from the coding sequence ATGCTCGACACCACCATGCGCGCGCTGGCCGACCCTACGCGGCGCGAGATCCTGAAGGCGCTGCGGAAGGGCGACCTGGCGGCCGGCGAGATCGCCGCGCGGTTTCCCATGACCGCGGCGTCGGTGTCGCACCACCTGGCCGTGCTGAAGGACGCGGGGCTGGTGAAGGCCGAGCGCAACGGCCGCAGCCTCATCTATTCGCTCGAGAGCACCGTCTTCCAGGAGTTCCTGCAGGAGATGATGGAGCTCTTCGGAACCGGGAGGGAGCCATGA